TAGTTGGTCTAAACCACCTTTTGAGGTGGTGAAAATCAATTGTGATGTATGGTTGAAATCTGAGTTGGGTAAGTACTTGGGATTGGGCAGTATTTCGTGATGATATTGGTTTTGCCCTAGCTTCTAGTACTTGGTCTTGGTATGGTTGTTTCTCTCTTGATGTTGCTATGGCCATGGGTATATATTGGAATCATGCATGCATGTCATCTTGGTTAGCAGAGGATGGTGGTAGAATCTGGCTGTCTTTTTGCTATCAATGTTATTATTCATAACAAGGTTGATCAATCTTATCTAAGTTGCATTGTTAGAGATATCCTTGTTTATGGTAactattttattgatatttctTTATTGTATTGTTCTAAGACTGCTAATAGTGTGGCTCACACTTTAGCTAAATTAGCTTTTTCCTTAAATATCATTATGTTTGGTGGCCTGACTATCCAGAATGTATTGCTTCTGCAAATGTTGCTTTACAGAAAGATTTTTATGATTAATGATATTGTCTTGCACTTTTTTCCCTCTTTGGTGAGAAACATCCAATTCAATCCAGTTGAACCGAACTGATCTGATCTaatctaattacaaaaaattagatatctaattacaattggattggatgtcaaaagttagattctaattagattggatcggttattggatgtcaatcccaaaatccaattaaaaattaatcaaatctaattacatttatatatattaaaaaaatatttacatttatttatatattataagaaatattaaaaaaataaaaatattatatattttgattatttatagtggttgtttttttttctcttaaatttgTAACAATTAgttgttttgtgtatttatttttataatgttattttattacttGGTAGTTTTgtgtatttaaaacttttagttGCATTAAACTTGTaagaataatatatttatgaagtattaaacttaaataaaaggtgatattttatttttctgtattttttttcgtatttttaagttgatattaaaTATTAGGCGTGTAActggatatccaattaaaaaatcGATTCAattcaattagtaattggattggattgaattttGAGCTTTAATTGGATTTGGTTGGatgatgattttctaaattcaaTTAATTGGATCAGATCAGATACTTAACCTTAATTTTTCTTATTAGGTTTACTCTTGAGGTTTTAATGAGGCTGTTTTTCTcaaagaataaaatttaaaaaaaaaaagttaaaaacgtttgaaaagagtgagaattgaaaaattttaaaacaaagtgcTAAAAAATGTATTAGAAAATttgtcaaaagaaaaaaaatgtattagaAAATCCACATTCTTGAAAACTTTTTGCATAACTCCCAAACCTTCTTCTTTAATCTGGTTCGCGGGTCCTGAGCCTTGGCTGATACACTCAATTCCAGGAGCAAACCTGGCCCAGATATTGGAAAATCTAATCTCAATTTTGATTAATTCAAGAAATAGAATGTTGGTCTATGCTGGTtgtgtattttctcttatctgGCAGCAGAGAAATTTTGTAAGAGTACATGGGAAATCTGAAAGTATTAATGCTCTGATGCATAAGTTAAAGTCGGCCCCGACATACACTCTACACAGTGGTATAGCTAGCCCGTGTCGATACGTGATTATGACAGACGCATCCTGGTGTGGGGGAATAGCTGGTTTGGGGGCAGTTCTTATTGACACAGAATCGGGCCACTGGTTTCACAACTCTTGTCAAAGTAAGGCGGGTTCGGCCATGGAAGCTGAAACCTCTGTCTTACTGTTGGCTCTGCAACATGCTAGACAATGTGGCTGGGAGGAAATTCATGTCCTTTCGGATGCTAAGATGGTGGTTGAGGCTTTTGCAGCAGGAAAATGCCCACTTGATTGGAGTTTCTTTAATGTTTCTTTGGTTATCTTAGACTTAATTAAGTTATTTAGAGTTTgttgtttcttttatattagtCCAAGTAGTAATGGTTTTGTTGATGAGTTAGCAAAAAGTGCTAGATTGTCTAGCCATAATGCTGGCTTTGTGCAAGGGGAGGGAGTTCCCTCTGTGATTCCCGATTATCTTTCCGTTGTTTAATGAACTTGgtgttctttcaaaaaaaaaaatctcattaaCACCAAATCAGAACTCTTTAATCATGAgtgcatgaaatttatatttcaaaacactaaaaatgtgttttatttcttatttgtaaaattaaacttttctATCTAAAAACCACATAGCCaccaaaaattgaaaattatatattatttcctCGTTTAATAAGAGCATCACCAATAGTAGTATCCTTTAAGaatgttaaaaatataatattttattttatctctctTCTACATTATTTTTGACACTCTTACTTCTTAAAACACTCTAATGTATAGCACTCTTTAAAAAGGCTATAATTATGATCTcacactttattattttatatatatcctAATTTTTAACTACAATATCTTTTTAGCTTCAatttttgatttaaaaaaaataaatagcatCAATGCTACAACATAGCATCCATACAAATTTCTAGAATGACATCCTTTTTTCTCCAATGGTATAACATCTCAATATTTTACCACGCAATATATCCACATCACCAAGCATCCTCTAAAGTTTTGCCATTGGAGATGCTCTGCGTTTACTAAACTGTAATTGGAATCAGAATAATCAATGGGAGAAATGTATcggtttaaaatagaaaataatcggaaataatattttataatgatGTTTACTAAATTGTCCGGAAAGAAAGTCAGaatcatattattttgtttacataACTAGGAAAGGTAATTGGAATACTTTCATTTGACAAAATTGCCATTATTAGAACATGTAATTATTTTCTGTTTATAGATTTTTAAGGGGtatatttgtcttttttatttttaattaataaaattaaaattaaaataaattaagtaaggAAAGGGAAAGACATTCTCTATAAAAATGGGGGGAGAACCTTTCCTTTTGTTTTTTCCTTAATTTGTATGGGTCCCACTAATTTCTCCCTTTACAAAATTTAGTAAATAATTATATGTGAATCAATACCATACCATTTATTCGCATTCTATTTAAGTAAACATGCCATAAGAGTTCCACACAGCTTGATAAGTAACAAATTTAATTAAGCACTTTAATAAATCTTAACTAAGAAATAAccattatgtattattcattaATAATGAATATTTCTCACCGCACATTATGTAAATGTAAGTTGGTTTGCAAGTAGACTTGTCATTGAATTGGATTACTTTAAATCGTCTTGACTTGTAAGTTGTGACctataaaatatttgaaaagtatACAAATTGTGAATATTCCCAATATGCAGTTTATAATTTATCTTatctcaaagaaaaaaaaaaagaatatgcaGTTTATAAGTTACTCATAATTTAATAGAGTTTtcacaaaaaatattaaattttgagtaacagtttacaattttactgtcacacggatttttttataaaaatactattttcttataaaataaCCATATAATAGtaaaacagaacaattaaaacaatagtggaacaattaaaaaacaaccgtggaacaacaataaaaacttttttttagatgaaatatcaacttcattgaATAATTTAACATTCTGAATACAAAAGATATAAGAGCTCACCAGAAATAGAAATATCAAAAATACTACGATCAGATTGATACCGAGAATATCTAGCAACATAATATGCTACTCGGTTTGCTGATCGTctagtaaaaaataaattaacatttaGGAGGGTAGATAATAAAAGGCCTAAAGTGGACTTCATAGCTTGGTTGCTTCGAATAGCTTATACTGAAATAAGACTGTCCGTCTCAATTTGAATATGTTGCCAATTATTGGTCTTTACCCAACTGAGAGCTTCTTTAATCCCCATGGTTTCAATGACTTTAGCTAAAAatatacagtatttttgaaaaaaattctaccctacaataaaaaaacaaattaaaaaagttaaaaaaatttcagtattaaattaattgtatttatttacttttactTTCATTCCATCTCCAAAATCCGAATAATATAAACCAGCACAAATTGGAGTCATTGATTTGAATTTTCCTTTAGCTGCACTAAAAGTCATCaacaataattataaaataaaataaattatatataaaataaaaacgaCGACTTAACGTCCAATAAACAAAATAGAAAATCCAACTAAGACGAACGTtatacaaataaaatattgtttagaacaaaaaaaaaaaaaaaaaacaaaacaaaagacgCGGTTTCCTTTGACGGCGCTTATTTGCTGACCAAATCCCCATCGTTTTCAATTCctacctcttcttcttcttcttcttcttcagtcTTATTCTTTCTTGTTCTACCACCCAGTTTAGCTTTCGATTTTGCTGAACCAAATCCAACCAATCTTCTTGATTGGCCATGTTTTAGTAACCCCATATAGTAAATATTATGTTCTTTAGCCTTGACCCACCTTGAATGAAGCTACTTTGTTCGTTTCATCAAATCATTTTGTTTACCTTGTTGGGTTTCAAATGAGAATTCATATGTTTTCATGGCTTTTCTTCATGCCCTTTTGCTTGATATTACTTAGTCTTGATCAAGATGTAGTTTCTGGTCAATGCCTTACCGATCAGCAATCTTGGTTGCTTCAACTGAAGAACAACCTTAAATTCAAAGCCAATATGTCGACAAAGTTGGTCACATGGAGTCAAAATTCAGATTGTAGAGCTTGGAAAGGTGTAACTTTTGATGGGGAGGGACGTGTCACTGGTCTTAGCTTGAGCAATGAGTGGATCTCTGATGGAATCCACAATTCAAGCCTCTTCAATCTGCAACATCTCAAGAGTCTggatttatcatttaacaattTCAACTCTACGATCCCAGATGAGATTGGTAACCTCTCAACTTTGAGTTATCTAAATTTGTCGAATGCTGGCTTTGTTGGGCAAATCCCAATTACCATATCACACTTGACAAACTTGGTCAATCTTGATATCTCGACTCTATCATTTTTAAGCGTTTCTTCTCTGAAACTTGAGAACCCAGACTTGGGGATGCTGGTTCAGAACCTTTCCAACATTGAAGAACTATACCTTGATGGTGTGAATATATCAGCACCTGGGAGTGAGTGGTGCAAGGCCTTGTCATCTTCTGTGCCTAAATTACGAGTCTTGAGTTTGACAAACTGTTATCTTTCTGGCCCTCTAGATGAATTTGGGAAGCTTCACTCTTTATCTGTGATTCGCCTTGGTAATAATAATTTGTCATCTATGGTTCCAGCATCCTTTGCAAATTTCTCAAATTTGACTTCCTTGGATCTCACCTCTAGCGGATTGTACGGAAATTTTCCTAAAGAGATATTTCAGGTGCCAACACTACAGAGTATAGATGTATCATACAATCCGTTGCTTCATGGTTCTTTGCCAGAATTTCACCAAAATAATTCTCTTCAGAGACTGGTACTCAGTTCAAGTAATTTTTCAGGAGGATTGCCATCATCGATTGGTCATCTTTGGAACTTGAGCAGGTTAGACTTTTCCAATTGCAATTTCAGTGGAGGACTTCCAAACTCAATGGGAAAATTAAGCCAACTCGTGTACTTggatttgtcatttaacaaattcACCGGTCAAATCCCATCTTTCAATATGGCTAAAAATCTGACGCAAATAAACCTATCTCATAATATGGTAACTGGAAAAATTCCATCCAATCATTGGGAAGGCCTTCTGAAGCTGGTTAATGTGGACTTGAGCCATAATGCTCTTGGCGGGACTATTCCTGTTGCGTTGTTTGCAGCTCCATCAGTGCAGAAGATTCAGCTCTCCTTCAACAATTTTACAGGTCAAGTTCCTGAGTTTCCAACTCCTAACTTGTCAATTTTGGATACTCTTGACTTGAGCAGTAATAATCTAGTAGGGCCTCTTGCTAAGTCCATCTTTGAACTCAGAAAACTTAAAATTCTATCATTGGCCTTTAACAAATTCAGCGGCACCATGCAATTTGATGCAATTCAGAGACTGAGAAATCTTACTTCACTTGACCTTTCTTACAACAACTTGTTGGTTAATGCAAGCAGTAGAATTTCTGCATTCCCTTCCTTTCCGCAAGTGAGTACAGTAAAACTTGCTTCTTGTAGACTGACCACATTTCCTGATCTGAAGAATCAATCAAAATTACTCCATTTGGACCTTTCAGACAACAAACTTCCTGGTGAGATACCTGATTGGATTTGGGCACTTGGCAATGGGAATCTTCTCCATCTGAATCTATCGCACAATCAACTGACGAGCCTGAAAGAACCCTATGCTCCTTCTACTAGTCTCTCTATTCTTGACCTACATTTTAACCAGCTTCGTGGAAAGATTCCCCGTCTACCACCAGCTTCTACCTATGTAGATTTCTCTAGCAATAACTTTACTTCCTCGATTCCCACACAGATTGGTAAGGATCTTAAAGTTACTATATTCTTTTCTGTTTCAAAGAACAAGCTTACGGGTACTATGCCAGAATCCATATGTAATGCAACCTACCTTCAAGTACTTGACTTGTCTTACAATAATTTAGACAGAGAGATACCTGAATGTCTGTTTAAGAGTCAAACTCTTGGGGTGCTGAATATACGAGGGAACAACTTCAGAGGCTCAATTCCTAAAGCCTTTCCAGTTGATTGTGCTTTAGAGACTTTGGATCTCAACGGGAATTCAATAGAAGGAGAAATTCCAAGCTCTCTATCCTATTGCACCAGATTAGAGGTCTTGGACCTTGGGAACAATTATATCAGTGGTGATTTTCCTTGCATGTTGAAGCACATATCCACATTAAGAGTACTTGTGCTACGATCCAACAGGTTTAAGGGGCGCATTGGATGCCATGATACCAGTGGAAATTGGACTAATCTTCAAATTGTCGACTTAGCTCACAACAACTTTAGTGGTGATCTATCCAGACACTGCTTAAAAAGATGGAAAGGAATGTTGGTTGATGATGCTATGCTCAAACACTTACAGTTTGAATTTCTAGAATTCAGTTCATCGCGATATTATCAAGATGCTGTTACAGTTACCTTCAAAGGTCTAGAGCTGAAGCTGCAGAAGATCCTTACTGTCTTCACTTCCATTGACCTTTCTTGCAACCATCTTGTTGGATCAATACCAGTGGAAATAGGCGAACTACAAGCACTCTATGTTCTCAACTTGTCCAGTAATGCTTTCACAGGAGAAATCCCTTCATCTATTGGGAACTTGAACCAGTTGGAATCCTTAGACCTCTCAAGCAACAACCTCAACGGATCAATCCCATCAACACTTGCAAACCTTAACTTCCTCTCATTCTTGAATCTCTCATATAATGGTCTGACCGGACCAATTCCATCTGGCACTCAAATTCAAACATTTTCACCAGAATGCTTTGCTGGAAATAAAGCTCTATGTGGACCACCTTTGATTCATGTATGCAAGTCCCACAACGCAGAAGATACTGTTCTATCAGGGGTCCCAAGAACCGAGTTAGAGTGGCAATCAATTTACACAGGAATCGGGTTTGGAGTAGGAGGAGGAGCAGTTTTTGTGCTGCTAATGCTCTGGAACGAAGGTAAAACCTGGTTGGAGGATAGCGTTGATAAGATTCTTCTAGTGATTCTTCCTATGATTGGATACACTTACAAACCTCGCCATGAATGGGATGATGAAGATGAGGAAGATACAGAATACTGGGGCTCAGATTCTGCAGAAGACAGTGAAGATTATGAAATGGAATTGAATGAGCCACAGGGTCCATACTGTGTATTCTGTTCAAAACTAGATATCAGTAGAAAGAAGGTAATGCATGACCCCAGTTGTACATGTCATTCACCATCcaattcttcttcctcctcaaaTTCTTCCTCTTCATCCTCAGGTTTCACATAAAAAGTACAaatattttcttcttatttttgacattctttctttcctttaggtttcttgttttgtagtttgtatatatattcataGAGGTAAGTACATAATTGTAAAACTCTGATAAAAACAAGAACAGAGCAGGGTTGAGGACTGTACCTTAATAAGCAAATTTCCCAATTGTCTGAGGTTTTGGGCATTCTTTTCTCTTCTCCTCTCTAATCAAAGGAAATGATTGGCTATCTTGTTTATGTTAACtacaaatgaaaattaaaaattacatgcTAAATCATGTTGAAGATCTTTCACACAATTTATCAAACAGTTGGAATGCTAACTACACTACTCACTTAAATTAATGTTCGTATGAATCAAAATTAGAAACTTTGTAGTTCTATGTACCTGATTATACGAAGGTCCTTTGCTTTTTCAAAATCTTATTCATGGCTGATCTCTAACTCTATAACATTCGTTAAatcgaaagaaaaaaaaaacgttaAAACATTTCTTGAAAAGAAAAGATTTGGCAATAATTCTACAaacaattagattttttttctatttttcctttaaGATATATAAAGCATATATAGTTTAGGCCATAATTTGGAATTTTTACCATATCAAAAATCCCTAATCACTATAATCACGTGTAAGAAACCATGAAAGCCTAGTAAGAATTGCTTTTTCCAAATAAAGCTAGCTACAAATATTGTAACTTGTAAGGTGATATaatataccatttttttttcttttgtaagtTGATATTATATTACCATTGAGATTGGAAGGGCTGGGACCTCCTACTTTTCTGGAGGTAATCTAATCACATCAAATTCACCATTTGGTAATCATTTAACAACAATTAAAACAAGAGAAAGATGGCCTCAATACCACTTTCTTTTATGTTCTTACATTCAAAATATTTTGATGCCATCGATGTAAATTGGAATGAATACTGTATCAAAAAGCACATCAGTTAAAGAGGTAACTTGTTTGTAACCATCTATAAACAAAGCCATGTATAATCAAGGGCTCAGTCGTCTTCTGAGTTCCTCGACAACACTCCCTCTTTGGATAACATCTTCGGCTTTGGATTCGACGTCTTTCAGTCTCACTGTCCCCTCCTTAACTTGACGTTCACCCACCATCAACATCCATGGGATTTTAGACTCTTCCGCATGGCGAAAGTGCTTATCCGGTCTTTTAGCCACCAAGTATTCTGCTTTTATTTTTGCATCCCATAGCTCGCTTGCCAGTTCTGCAGCTTGAATTAGATCGTCTCCTAGTATGCTCACCAGCACTTCTGTCTTTGTTGCTCTAGTTGTCTGCTCAAATATCGGGAAAATCCCACAAGATGGATAAAATAAGTAAGAAACAATGGATCGAGATGAACAAAATTCCATCAAAacatttatctgattatcatttCTCCAGTATGAAAACTACTCACCTGATTGTGATCCTTCTGAATCTGTTCCATAATATTAAATACTCGCTCGATTCCAAGACTTACACCAACTGCTGGAACTTGCTTTGTACCAAACATGCCTATTAAGTTGTCATAACGTCCTCCAGCCGCAATTGAACCAACCTAAGGACAATCAACAGATagttttacatgaaaaataaggCCTTTTTCTTCAGAGTAAAGGCATCTGAAagttaaaaaaggaaaaagaaaaagctgAATTGCTTGCGTACAGTACATAAACAAGCTCACCTGTGCACCTCCTTTGAAAACAGCTTCATAAATTACTCCAGTATAATAATCGAGACCTCTGGCAAGACTCAAATCAAAAGTCACCTTGTTGATACACTTTGATTTATCCAAAGCTTTGAATAAAATCTCCAGATCATTCAAAGCATCAACCGATGCATTATTATTCAAGAATTCGCTCCCCTCGCTTTTAAGTTTACTTAACAATTCAAGAGGAGATCCCCTCTCTTTCACAAAATCACCAATTTTATCTGCTGCCTCTATAGTCAATCCCTTCTCTTCAACCTATCAAACATTCACCATGACAGATAGTAGGAAAAAACATTATAAAAGATCCACCAGATTAAATTACATCAAAAACATAAGGAGCATAGATAGCTTCTCTTTTCAACAAGCATTTTTCCTAACAATGTTTTGGGGTACAAGTAACAAATGCTACTTTAGTTCAACTATGTAGGACTCCATGATCATAAACATATCAGTAGATCTGCCTAATTATACTTACTCTTTctattgatttatttatttattttgttgtgtGGCCCTGGAAGCTCGACCAGGAGACCTCCCAGTGGCCCCAAGTTTTTGAGTCTTAGGGGGATTCAAACCTTGGAAATTTACCTATCAGCACTTTCCAGTATCTCCTTACCACTGGACCACCCCTTGGGATTGATAACTTGCTCTTTCAAATGAAGAGTAGTTATAAATACAGAAAATATTAACACAAATCAACCTTTCAAGATACATCACACAAATATACACCCCGAACAAAAGGAGCAAGAAATTGTTTTAACTCACACCAAATATACTTATGCGTGTGTCTGTGGAGAAGAGAGAGATTAAAGCACTCAAAATCAATTGCAGGTAAAGTAAAAAGATATATGCAATAAAAATGGCAACAAATGCAGCATCAAAACACCTGCATATGCATTGAGTTATATAAGAGCAACCTGCAACGCAAAAATATGTGCAGAAGTCCTTACCATTTCTGTCTTAATCTGGTCAAAGGGTTGCTTGTCTAACTTGTCAATGCTTGAACAAATAGTTCTAAACTTCTCAGGGGGAACTCCACAAATTTCTAACATTCCATCTAGTAACTTCCGATGATTCAATTTTATCTGTGATCATTAAGAAAGCAATAACAAGCATTctaagtaaaaatgtaaaaatgtaattaaaaattCCATGTAACAAGtcagagaattttttttaacagaAATGCACAAGTATAGCAGTTAAAATTGATACTTTACCAAGATAAGGAGATTATTAATGGATTGGGACTAATATTCCATTTTACATTACACCagaattattaaatatgtagaaatgaAATTTAATTCATTACTGTCATGACTAAAGATAGGTAATGATATTCCATCACTAACAACATATTATGGTAACATCTACTATAAAACCTACCTTGACATGTTTGgctataagattttttttatgttgaatATAGAAAAAGCACTTTTGGAAGTGTTTTggtgaaaaataaaaagaccTTTTTGATAAACTATGCCAAACAGAACCATTATTTATGGTTCAAACCCTGGGACAAGAACCTTGAGTAAGAATAGATAGCAAAATTCAAGCGTTTAAATATCAAGTAGTGCAATCCATAGAGAACACAAAATTGCTGATAGCGCGTACTAATCAAAAGTGGATAGAAGAACAGGAAGATAGGAATGAGAAGTTAcctcatattttccaatttccaGTTCATCCAGTAATTCAGTCAAAATcttaataatttcaaaatctggCCCCATTCTTTCATATTGACCAGCAATATCAAAATCGCATTGATAAAATTCACGATATCTTCCCTTAGATGGGTTGTCTCTTCTGTAAACCTTTGCTATTTGATACCTTTTGAAGGATGTTATGCCATTCATAGCCACAAATCTAGCAAAAGGAACAGTTAAGTCGTAGCGCAAAGAACAGAGCTCCCCACCCTGTCAACCAATTAGACCATTACAAAACCTCAGTTGTGACAAATTAGAAGCAATTAATTCATATTAAGTGTAATAAATGCAGAGGCAATAGACTTCATGGgaataaaaatttagaaaacagTTTGAAAGTTAATGTCATAAATCAGTGCAAACCTGGTCAGCAAGATCAAATATCAACTTCGAGTCTTCCCCATATTTTCCCATAAGAGTCTCTCTTAGTTCAAATACCGGAGTATCCAAGGCTGTAGCACCATGCCTCTCAAAAACATCCTCTATAATTGAAAATGCTTTTTTTCTTATAGCCATTTGTTCTTTTGCGAAATCACGAGTACCCTGAAATGTAACAGATATCCAAGTCAGAAATGTCATTCGATCAAATgacaccatttttttttcttctgttaACTAAAATTGTacaatatatctttttttttcttttcttgaagAACTAAAACAGAACTGCTCATTAAATGATGAAGAGTCAAATAACTCAAAAGTGTAGATCCATACAaactttatatatacatatatatatatatatttatatattaggcAACATCACCAAATATCAATGACTACAAAATAGTAGAAATTTACAaaggaatataaaaataattagtttaaaaACCAAACAATACAATTGAAGAACCTCTAACATTTATACCAAAATAGAACAcagaatagaataaaaataatcAGTGGCATTTAAAATAAGGATGTAAAGTTTATC
This region of Cannabis sativa cultivar Pink pepper isolate KNU-18-1 chromosome 7, ASM2916894v1, whole genome shotgun sequence genomic DNA includes:
- the LOC115697025 gene encoding receptor-like protein 7 yields the protein MRIHMFSWLFFMPFCLILLSLDQDVVSGQCLTDQQSWLLQLKNNLKFKANMSTKLVTWSQNSDCRAWKGVTFDGEGRVTGLSLSNEWISDGIHNSSLFNLQHLKSLDLSFNNFNSTIPDEIGNLSTLSYLNLSNAGFVGQIPITISHLTNLVNLDISTLSFLSVSSLKLENPDLGMLVQNLSNIEELYLDGVNISAPGSEWCKALSSSVPKLRVLSLTNCYLSGPLDEFGKLHSLSVIRLGNNNLSSMVPASFANFSNLTSLDLTSSGLYGNFPKEIFQVPTLQSIDVSYNPLLHGSLPEFHQNNSLQRLVLSSSNFSGGLPSSIGHLWNLSRLDFSNCNFSGGLPNSMGKLSQLVYLDLSFNKFTGQIPSFNMAKNLTQINLSHNMVTGKIPSNHWEGLLKLVNVDLSHNALGGTIPVALFAAPSVQKIQLSFNNFTGQVPEFPTPNLSILDTLDLSSNNLVGPLAKSIFELRKLKILSLAFNKFSGTMQFDAIQRLRNLTSLDLSYNNLLVNASSRISAFPSFPQVSTVKLASCRLTTFPDLKNQSKLLHLDLSDNKLPGEIPDWIWALGNGNLLHLNLSHNQLTSLKEPYAPSTSLSILDLHFNQLRGKIPRLPPASTYVDFSSNNFTSSIPTQIGKDLKVTIFFSVSKNKLTGTMPESICNATYLQVLDLSYNNLDREIPECLFKSQTLGVLNIRGNNFRGSIPKAFPVDCALETLDLNGNSIEGEIPSSLSYCTRLEVLDLGNNYISGDFPCMLKHISTLRVLVLRSNRFKGRIGCHDTSGNWTNLQIVDLAHNNFSGDLSRHCLKRWKGMLVDDAMLKHLQFEFLEFSSSRYYQDAVTVTFKGLELKLQKILTVFTSIDLSCNHLVGSIPVEIGELQALYVLNLSSNAFTGEIPSSIGNLNQLESLDLSSNNLNGSIPSTLANLNFLSFLNLSYNGLTGPIPSGTQIQTFSPECFAGNKALCGPPLIHVCKSHNAEDTVLSGVPRTELEWQSIYTGIGFGVGGGAVFVLLMLWNEGKTWLEDSVDKILLVILPMIGYTYKPRHEWDDEDEEDTEYWGSDSAEDSEDYEMELNEPQGPYCVFCSKLDISRKKVMHDPSCTCHSPSNSSSSSNSSSSSSGFT